The following proteins are encoded in a genomic region of Fundidesulfovibrio putealis DSM 16056:
- a CDS encoding RNA polymerase sigma factor, producing MNKDRRTQDGDAMSDAQAVRQVLDGQTEAFAVLVRRHQDYLFGLLRRHLPVSEVPEAAQDAFVKAFEKLSQLREPDSFRAWLSSMALRRAIRYWRDVSSRREVSMDLGGDGEQDWLEAFMGDDARQRHEDFMRKREASSVVTWLLGHLKPDDRVAIGLYYAKEHEVSEIATMLGWSVEKVKVRLHRARKKMAEIMRDEAGKGRLP from the coding sequence ATGAATAAGGACAGACGAACTCAGGACGGCGACGCCATGAGCGACGCCCAGGCCGTGCGGCAGGTGCTGGACGGTCAGACCGAGGCGTTCGCCGTGCTTGTCAGGCGGCATCAGGATTATCTGTTCGGCCTTCTCAGGCGGCACCTGCCTGTTTCCGAGGTGCCCGAGGCCGCACAGGACGCTTTCGTCAAGGCGTTCGAGAAACTCTCGCAGCTGCGCGAGCCGGATTCGTTCCGGGCCTGGCTGTCCTCCATGGCGCTCAGGCGGGCCATCCGCTACTGGCGCGACGTCTCGAGCAGGCGTGAGGTGTCCATGGACCTGGGCGGCGACGGCGAGCAGGACTGGCTGGAAGCCTTCATGGGAGACGACGCCCGCCAGCGCCACGAGGATTTCATGCGCAAGCGCGAGGCCAGCTCCGTGGTGACCTGGCTGCTTGGGCACCTCAAGCCTGATGACAGGGTAGCCATCGGTTTGTATTACGCCAAAGAGCACGAAGTGTCAGAAATCGCCACGATGCTGGGTTGGAGCGTGGAAAAAGTGAAGGTCCGGCTGCACCGGGCCAGAAAGAAGATGGCCGAGATCATGCGAGACGAGGCCGGGAAAGGGAGGCTACCATGA
- a CDS encoding energy-coupling factor ABC transporter ATP-binding protein, producing the protein MTLVELEGLTCGYQDRVVLAGLDLRLEEGQRLGLAGHTGSGKTTLLKAIMGLVTPTGGTVRILGSECRVNGDFTQARRVLGYLFQNSDDQLFCPTVLEDVAFGPLNLGASQAEARAVALECLSMVGLCGFEDRLTHRLSGGEKRLASLAGVLAMRPKALLLDEPTTGLDPESKARVAEVLRGLDLALLVVSHEWDFLTQVTNRYFTLSHGHLHEAAEAPHLHHHVHSLGDFPHSHD; encoded by the coding sequence ATGACGCTGGTGGAACTGGAAGGGCTTACCTGCGGCTATCAGGACCGCGTGGTGCTGGCAGGTCTCGATCTTCGCCTGGAGGAGGGCCAGCGCCTGGGACTGGCCGGACACACCGGCAGCGGCAAGACCACCCTGCTCAAGGCCATCATGGGGCTGGTGACGCCCACCGGGGGCACAGTGCGCATCCTGGGCAGCGAGTGCCGCGTAAACGGCGACTTCACCCAGGCCCGGCGCGTGCTGGGGTATCTGTTCCAGAACTCCGACGACCAGCTGTTCTGTCCCACCGTGCTGGAGGACGTGGCCTTCGGGCCGCTGAACCTGGGCGCGTCGCAGGCCGAAGCCCGCGCCGTGGCCCTGGAGTGCCTGTCCATGGTGGGATTGTGCGGGTTCGAAGATCGCCTGACGCACAGGCTCTCAGGCGGCGAGAAGCGCCTGGCGTCGCTTGCCGGGGTGCTGGCCATGCGGCCCAAGGCGCTCCTGCTGGACGAGCCCACCACCGGCCTGGACCCGGAGAGCAAGGCCCGCGTGGCCGAGGTGCTTCGCGGGCTGGATCTGGCGCTTCTGGTGGTGTCGCACGAGTGGGATTTCCTGACGCAGGTCACCAACCGGTACTTCACGCTGTCCCACGGGCACCTGCATGAGGCCGCCGAAGCCCCGCACCTGCACCATCACGTGCATAGTTTAGGCGACTTTCCGCACAGCCACGATTAG